The Malus domestica chromosome 10, GDT2T_hap1 genome contains a region encoding:
- the LOC103446599 gene encoding transcription factor bHLH112 isoform X3 — protein MAEEFQAGICGGNSWWNSSRHVLVASPCSMGFNDHMGGFGYPNDMVDIKATRSSCGFGLPSSLSSTHSDFNQALLVSRSSSGRGESNFHNPMLQEDMGLNAKLNTAALGDEESSSIINGFKPMNQDFSLDQLGSPSSSGFPISSSSSAANSYGFSSALMLQTLFDSVPVPQTQPQQSLFNNNHFSNDLFLSPSPTSNCWPPRYSPNSCLRPSSLPKQLQPGGNGGSGLQFSNNINTPFWNAPAPAALNPDNTVRSSNDLFSSSQAQYTTPSPSPFHEKKPNSNNFTKANTNEDVQDSSSSVVKKSSSSAGEPVFKRARIETPSPLPTFKVRKEKLGDRVTALQQLVSPFGKTDTASVLHEAIEYIKFLHDQVSVLSTPYMKNGAPMQQQHGIDKMREASEGAKQDLQSRGLCLVPISSTFPVANETTADFWTPTFGATFR, from the exons ATGGCGGAGGAGTTTCAGGCCGGGATTTGTGGCGGCAACTCATGGTGGAATTCATCGAGACACGTGCTGGTGGCGTCGCCGTGTTCTATGGGTTTTAATGATCATATGGGGGGCTTCGGCTACCCCAACGACATGGTGGACATCAAGGCAACAAGGTCTTCCTGCG GTTTTGGTCTTCCATCATCGTTATCTTCAACACACTCAGATTTTAACCAAGCTTTGCTCGT TAGTCGCAGTAGTAGCGGAAGAGGTGAGAGCAATTTTCATAATCCTATGCTCCAAGAAGATATGGGTTTGAATGCCAAGTTGAACACCGCCGCCTTAGGCGATGAAGAATCGTCTTCTATCATAAATGGTTTCAAGCCCATGAATCAAGATTTCTCTTTAGACCAATTAGGTTCACCATCATCTTCTGGCTTTCCTATAAGCTCATCATCTTCAGCTGCTAATTCTTATGGCTTCTCCTCAGCCTTAATGTTGCAAACTCTATTTGATTCTGTACCAGTACCTCAAACCCAACCCCAGCAATCACTTTTCAACAACAATCACTTTTCAAATGATTTGTTCTTATCACCTTCTCCTACTAGTAATTGTTGGCCGCCGAGATACTCTCCAAACAGTTGCCTCAGACCCTCGTCGCTTCCAAAGCAGTTACAACCTGGTGGCAACGGAGGCAGCGGCTTGCAATTTTCCAATAACATTAACACTCCCTTCTGGAACGCCCCCGCTCCCGCGGCTTTAAATCCAGACAATACTGTTCGATCTAGTAATGATCTTTTTTCCTCCTCACAAGCACAGTATACAACACCTTCTCCGTCACCATTTCATGAAAAGAAACCCAATTCCAACAACTTTACCAAG GCCAATACTAATGAAGATGTTCAAGACTCAAGCTCATCCGTTGTAAAGAAAAGTAGCAGCAGCGCCGGTGAACCTGTATTCAAAAGAGCTCGAATTGAAACACCTTCACCCTTACCGACTTTTAAG GTTCGGAAAGAGAAGCTTGGGGACCGGGTCACTGCTCTCCAGCAATTGGTTTCACCTTTCGGAAAG acTGATACAGCTTCTGTCCTCCACGAAGCTATTGAGTACATCAAATTCCTCCACGATCAAGTCAGT GTTTTAAGTACTCCATATATGAAAAATGGAGCTCCCATGCAACAGCAACATGGTATTGATAAAATGAGGGAGGCCTCGGAAGGAGCAAAACAAGATCTACAAAGCCGAGGGCTGTGTTTGGTTCCAATTTCAAGCACATTCCCGGTTGCTAATGAGACCACCGCTGATTTTTGGACACCAACATTCGGAGCAACCTTCAGGTGA
- the LOC103446599 gene encoding transcription factor bHLH112 isoform X1 encodes MAEEFQAGICGGNSWWNSSRHVLVASPCSMGFNDHMGGFGYPNDMVDIKATRSSCGEINNSVSDDHDDGDHSKSIANFDQYQDVQKPDHDPTLQMLGFGLPSSLSSTHSDFNQALLVSRSSSGRGESNFHNPMLQEDMGLNAKLNTAALGDEESSSIINGFKPMNQDFSLDQLGSPSSSGFPISSSSSAANSYGFSSALMLQTLFDSVPVPQTQPQQSLFNNNHFSNDLFLSPSPTSNCWPPRYSPNSCLRPSSLPKQLQPGGNGGSGLQFSNNINTPFWNAPAPAALNPDNTVRSSNDLFSSSQAQYTTPSPSPFHEKKPNSNNFTKANTNEDVQDSSSSVVKKSSSSAGEPVFKRARIETPSPLPTFKVRKEKLGDRVTALQQLVSPFGKTDTASVLHEAIEYIKFLHDQVSVLSTPYMKNGAPMQQQHGIDKMREASEGAKQDLQSRGLCLVPISSTFPVANETTADFWTPTFGATFR; translated from the exons ATGGCGGAGGAGTTTCAGGCCGGGATTTGTGGCGGCAACTCATGGTGGAATTCATCGAGACACGTGCTGGTGGCGTCGCCGTGTTCTATGGGTTTTAATGATCATATGGGGGGCTTCGGCTACCCCAACGACATGGTGGACATCAAGGCAACAAGGTCTTCCTGCGGTGAGATTAATAACTCGGTTTCTGATGATCATGACGATGGTGATCATAGTAAATCTATTGCTAATTTTGATCAATATCAAGATGTTCAAAAGCCTGATCATGATCCCACCTTGCAAATGCTAGGTTTTGGTCTTCCATCATCGTTATCTTCAACACACTCAGATTTTAACCAAGCTTTGCTCGT TAGTCGCAGTAGTAGCGGAAGAGGTGAGAGCAATTTTCATAATCCTATGCTCCAAGAAGATATGGGTTTGAATGCCAAGTTGAACACCGCCGCCTTAGGCGATGAAGAATCGTCTTCTATCATAAATGGTTTCAAGCCCATGAATCAAGATTTCTCTTTAGACCAATTAGGTTCACCATCATCTTCTGGCTTTCCTATAAGCTCATCATCTTCAGCTGCTAATTCTTATGGCTTCTCCTCAGCCTTAATGTTGCAAACTCTATTTGATTCTGTACCAGTACCTCAAACCCAACCCCAGCAATCACTTTTCAACAACAATCACTTTTCAAATGATTTGTTCTTATCACCTTCTCCTACTAGTAATTGTTGGCCGCCGAGATACTCTCCAAACAGTTGCCTCAGACCCTCGTCGCTTCCAAAGCAGTTACAACCTGGTGGCAACGGAGGCAGCGGCTTGCAATTTTCCAATAACATTAACACTCCCTTCTGGAACGCCCCCGCTCCCGCGGCTTTAAATCCAGACAATACTGTTCGATCTAGTAATGATCTTTTTTCCTCCTCACAAGCACAGTATACAACACCTTCTCCGTCACCATTTCATGAAAAGAAACCCAATTCCAACAACTTTACCAAG GCCAATACTAATGAAGATGTTCAAGACTCAAGCTCATCCGTTGTAAAGAAAAGTAGCAGCAGCGCCGGTGAACCTGTATTCAAAAGAGCTCGAATTGAAACACCTTCACCCTTACCGACTTTTAAG GTTCGGAAAGAGAAGCTTGGGGACCGGGTCACTGCTCTCCAGCAATTGGTTTCACCTTTCGGAAAG acTGATACAGCTTCTGTCCTCCACGAAGCTATTGAGTACATCAAATTCCTCCACGATCAAGTCAGT GTTTTAAGTACTCCATATATGAAAAATGGAGCTCCCATGCAACAGCAACATGGTATTGATAAAATGAGGGAGGCCTCGGAAGGAGCAAAACAAGATCTACAAAGCCGAGGGCTGTGTTTGGTTCCAATTTCAAGCACATTCCCGGTTGCTAATGAGACCACCGCTGATTTTTGGACACCAACATTCGGAGCAACCTTCAGGTGA
- the LOC103446602 gene encoding G-type lectin S-receptor-like serine/threonine-protein kinase At1g11410, giving the protein MNSTKWVAQMKNILLIFQLFVLPSCIFSFDTITLNKPIKDGDVLTSSKKFFALGFFSPGNSRNRYVGIWYNKVPEQTIVWVANRNNPVTNTSGLLAVISHGGLVIYGNEKSTPLWSANVTASSPNNSVIAKLLDTGNLVVVENNGKVLWQGFDYPSNTLLPSMKIGLDRRSGLNRFLTSWKSQDDPGIGNCSYRIEPSESPQLFLYKGQTPFWRGGSWTGERWSGVPVMTKNFIFNVTFVNNEDEVSVMYSIVDESIFSKMVIDESGIVERSTWHDQVRQWVKFWSAPVEQCDFYGKCGPNSNCDPYIADEFECNCLPGFEPKLQHEWYLRDGSGGCVRRNGSSVCQNGEGFVKLERVKVPYSSATRVNMSMSLKACQEECLRNCSCMAYANADERQGGNGCVHWHGDMMDTRTYSDTGQDLYVRVDAIVLAQYAKKSNGSFGKKRKLEVSLISGLVFLLLLSLACWLVMRKRKGRRSQDKFPFNVTATPSYWEDSPARTDIDESRINSDLPFFELSTIAKATNNFSFNNKLGTGGFGSVYKGVLYNGNEIAVKRLAKNSGQGIGEFKNEVLLISKLQHRNLVRIIGCCVQDEEKMLIYEYLPNGSLDFFIFDEAKRAFLDWTIRFEIICGIARGILYLHQDSRLKIIHRDLKASNVLLDSAMNPKISDFGMARIFGAEQIEANTNRVVGTYGYMSPEYAMEGLFSVKSDVYSFGVLLLEIVSGRKNTGYYHDNPDSNLVGHVWDLWKESSALEIIDSSLGESYPVSEVLRCIQIALLCVQEHATDRPLMSAVVFMLGNDAALPSPRQPGFLLKRTYHASGDPSASTEGAYSINDVTCTEVEAR; this is encoded by the exons ATGAACTCTACTAAATGGGTTGCGCAGATGAAAAATATATTGCTTATCTTCCAGCTATTTGTTCTTCCCTCTTGCATTTTTTCCTTTGACACCATCACCCTAAACAAACCCATCAAAGACGGGGACGTTTTAACCTCCAGCAAGAAATTCTTCGCACTAGGGTTCTTCAGCCCCGGCAACTCTCGGAACCGCTATGTTGGAATTTGGTACAACAAAGTTCCGGAGCAAACCATCGTTTGGGTTGCAAATAGAAACAACCCTGTCACTAATACCTCTGGACTCCTAGCAGTGATTAGTCATGGAGGCCTTGTGATCTATGGGAATGAGAAAAGTACCCCTCTCTGGTCTGCTAATGTCACCGCCTCTTCTCCAAACAATTCCGTGATAGCCAAGCTTTTGGATACGGGAAATCTTGTTGTGGTTGAAAATAATGGTAAGGTGCTTTGGCAAGGTTTTGATTATCCCTCGAATACACTGCTTCCTTCTATGAAAATTGGATTGGACCGACGGTCTGGGTTGAACCGGTTCCTCACATCTTGGAAGTCCCAAGATGATCCGGGAATCGGAAACTGTTCGTACCGGATAGAGCCAAGTGAAAGTCCGCAGCTGTTCTTATACAAGGGTCAGACTCCATTTTGGCGGGGCGGATCTTGGACCGGTGAGAGATGGTCCGGGGTGCCGGTGATGACAAAAAATTTCATCTTCAATGTTACTTTTGTGAACAATGAAGATGAGGTATCCGTCATGTATAGTATTGTTGATGAATCAATCTTCTCAAAAATGGTGATCGATGAATCAGGAATTGTTGAACGGTCCACGTGGCACGATCAAGTGCGTCAATGGGTCAAGTTTTGGTCCGCCCCGGTAGAGCAGTGTGATTTTTACGGAAAGTGTGGTCCGAACAGCAATTGTGACCCATATATTGCGGATGAGTTTGAGTGCAATTGCCTACCTGGATTCGAACCCAAGTTGCAACATGAGTGGTATTTGAGAGACGGTTCGGGCGGGTGCGTGAGGCGAAACGGATCTTCTGTTTGCCAAAACGGGGAAGGGTTCGTGAAGTTGGAACGTGTGAAGGTGCCGTACTCGTCTGCGACACGTGTGAACATGAGTATGAGTCTGAAAGCATGTCAAGAAGAATGCCTGAGAAATTGTTCTTGCATGGCATACGCAAATGCTGATGAAAGGCAGGGAGGGAATGGGTGTGTACATTGGCATGGGGACATGATGGACACAAGGACTTATTCGGATACGGGCCAAGATTTATATGTGCGAGTTGATGCAATTGTTTTAG CTCAATATGCAAAGAAGTCAAATGGTTCTTTTGGCAAGAAGAGGAAGCTGGAAGTTTCACTAATAAGTGGTCTAGTGTTCCTTCTCTTGCTTTCCCTTGCATGTTGGTTGGTGATGAGGAAGAGAAAAG GTAGGAGAAGTCAGGATAAGTTTCCATTCAATGTGACCGCAACACCATCCTACTGGGAAGATTCTCCTGCTAGAACAGATATTGATGAAAGCAGAATAAATTCAGACTTACCATTCTTTGAACTAAGTACCATAGCTAAAGCCACAAACAATTTCTCTTTCAACAACAAGCTTGGAACAGGCGGTTTTGGCTCCGTTTATAAG GGTGTGCTATATAATGGAAATGAGATAGCAGTGAAAAGACTAGCCAAGAATTCTGGCCAAGGAATTGGAGAGTTCAAGAATGAAGTGCTGCTAATTTCAAAGCTCCAACACAGGAACCTTGTGAGGATTATAGGTTGTTGCGTTCAAGATGAAGAGAAGATGCTGATCTACGAATACTTGCCAAATGGAAGTCTTGACTTTTTCATTTTTG ATGAAGCAAAACGGGCGTTTTTGGATTGGACAATACGCTTTGAGATAATTTGTGGGATTGCTAGAGGGATCTTATATCTTCATCAGGATTCAAGATTAAAAATCATTCATAGAGATTTAAAAGCCAGCAATGTTCTGTTGGATTCTGCTATGAATCCCAAGATTTCTGATTTTGGTATGGCTAGGATATTTGGTGCTGAACAAATTGAAGCAAATACAAACCGTGTGGTTGGGACATA TGGTTATATGTCACCAGAGTATGCAATGGAAGGACTTTTTTCAGTAAAGTCTGATGTGTATAGCTTCGGCGTTTTACTGCTAGAAATTGTTAGCGGCAGAAAGAACACCGGTTACTACCATGATAATCCTGACTCAAACTTAGTTGGACAT GTTTGGGACTTGTGGAAGGAAAGTAGTGCGTTGGAAATTATTGATTCGTCTCTGGGAGAATCATACCCTGTCAGTGAAGTTCTAAGATGCATTCAAATTGCACTCTTGTGCGTGCAAGAACATGCGACAGATCGTCCACTCATGTCAGCAGTGGTTTTCATGTTGGGTAATGATGCAGCACTTCCTTCACCAAGGCAACCTGGATTTTTGTTGAAGAGAACCTATCATGCTAGTGGAGATCCATCAGCCAGTACTGAAGGAGCTTACTCTATAAACGATGTGACCTGTACAGAAGTAGAAGCTCGCTAA
- the LOC103446601 gene encoding U-box domain-containing protein 8-like encodes MATQFPVDFKCPISLEIMSDPVILSSGHTFDRASIQRWLDAGHRTCPISKLPLPDHPSLIPNHSLRSLISTYTLLSPAKLQHQYHQHHHQYHHHRQQRHSQPQTPVSTLTSPASTLESKLESLDQLTRLSKRDAAFRAKLTESGAVSAVLKCVDSEEPRLQEKALTLLLNVSLDDDNKVGLVAEGAIARIVEVLQGGSPNSRAVAATMLTSLAVVEVNKATIGAYPCAIRALVSLLRDGKSREQKEAATALYTICLFPDNRRRAVECGAVSFLIRIAESGLERAVEVLGLLAKCKEGREEMERFNGCVGILVRVLENGSSRGVQYALLTLNSLCSYSERMRVEAKNERALSLCVGLVEDDNEGIRKNSSNLVQVLSGNHSMS; translated from the coding sequence ATGGCGACTCAGTTCCCGGTCGATTTCAAGTGCCCGATTTCGCTCGAAATTATGTCCGACCCGGTTATACTCTCTTCGGGTCACACCTTTGATCGGGCCTCCATCCAACGCTGGCTCGACGCCGGCCACCGCACCTGCCCAATTTCCAAACTGCCCCTCCCCGACCACCCTTCCCTCATCCCCAACCACTCCCTCCGCAGCCTGATTTCCACTTATACCCTTCTCTCCCCTGCCAAATTACAACACCAGtaccaccagcaccaccaccaaTACCATCACCACCGCCAGCAGCGCCACTCCCAGCCCCAAACCCCTGTCTCGACGCTTACCTCCCCAGCTTCCACCCTCGAGTCCAAGCTCGAGTCGCTCGACCAGCTTACTCGCCTCTCCAAGCGCGACGCTGCCTTCCGCGCCAAGCTGACCGAGTCCGGCGCCGTTTCCGCCGTCCTCAAGTGCGTTGACTCGGAAGAGCCCCGCCTCCAGGAAAAGGCGCTGACTTTGCTGCTCAATGTTAGCTTGGACGACGATAACAAAGTGGGTCTTGTCGCCGAGGGAGCAATCGCTCGAATCGTGGAGGTGCTCCAAGGTGGGTCCCCCAACAGCCGCGCCGTGGCGGCGACGATGTTGACTAGCTTGGCGGTGGTGGAGGTCAACAAGGCCACAATCGGGGCATACCCGTGTGCAATTCGGGCTCTGGTTTCGCTTCTCAGGGACGGCAAGAGTCGAGAGCAGAAGGAGGCGGCGACGGCGCTTTACACCATCTGTTTGTTCCCGGATAACCGGCGGCGGGCGGTGGAATGTGGGGCGGTGTCGTTTTTGATCCGAATTGCTGAATCGGGCCTCGAACGGGCGGTTGAAGTTCTCGGTCTTTTGGCGAAGTGCAAGGAAGGTAGAGAAGAGATGGAGAGGTTTAATGGATGTGTGGGGATTTTAGTGAGGGTTTTAGAGAATGGGAGCTCCAGGGGAGTTCAGTATGCCCTGCTCACATTGAATTCGCTTTGTTCTTACAGCGAACGGATGCGTGTGGAAGCGAAAAATGAAAGGGCTTTATCACTTTGTGTAGGTTTGGTTGAAGATGACAATGAAGGGATTAGAAAAAATTCTTCTAATTTGGTTCAGGTTCTCAGTGGGAACCATTCCATGAGCTGA
- the LOC103446599 gene encoding transcription factor bHLH112 isoform X4, which yields MAEEFQAGICGGNSWWNSSRHVLVASPCSMGFNDHMGGFGYPNDMVDIKATRSSCGFGLPSSLSSTHSDFNQALLVSRSSSGRGESNFHNPMLQEDMGLNAKLNTAALGDEESSSIINGFKPMNQDFSLDQLGSPSSSGFPISSSSSAANSYGFSSALMLQTLFDSVPVPQTQPQQSLFNNNHFSNDLFLSPSPTSNCWPPRYSPNSCLRPSSLPKQLQPGGNGGSGLQFSNNINTPFWNAPAPAALNPDNTVRSSNDLFSSSQAQYTTPSPSPFHEKKPNSNNFTKANTNEDVQDSSSSVVKKSSSSAGEPVFKRARIETPSPLPTFKVRKEKLGDRVTALQQLVSPFGKTDTASVLHEAIEYIKFLHDQVLSTPYMKNGAPMQQQHGIDKMREASEGAKQDLQSRGLCLVPISSTFPVANETTADFWTPTFGATFR from the exons ATGGCGGAGGAGTTTCAGGCCGGGATTTGTGGCGGCAACTCATGGTGGAATTCATCGAGACACGTGCTGGTGGCGTCGCCGTGTTCTATGGGTTTTAATGATCATATGGGGGGCTTCGGCTACCCCAACGACATGGTGGACATCAAGGCAACAAGGTCTTCCTGCG GTTTTGGTCTTCCATCATCGTTATCTTCAACACACTCAGATTTTAACCAAGCTTTGCTCGT TAGTCGCAGTAGTAGCGGAAGAGGTGAGAGCAATTTTCATAATCCTATGCTCCAAGAAGATATGGGTTTGAATGCCAAGTTGAACACCGCCGCCTTAGGCGATGAAGAATCGTCTTCTATCATAAATGGTTTCAAGCCCATGAATCAAGATTTCTCTTTAGACCAATTAGGTTCACCATCATCTTCTGGCTTTCCTATAAGCTCATCATCTTCAGCTGCTAATTCTTATGGCTTCTCCTCAGCCTTAATGTTGCAAACTCTATTTGATTCTGTACCAGTACCTCAAACCCAACCCCAGCAATCACTTTTCAACAACAATCACTTTTCAAATGATTTGTTCTTATCACCTTCTCCTACTAGTAATTGTTGGCCGCCGAGATACTCTCCAAACAGTTGCCTCAGACCCTCGTCGCTTCCAAAGCAGTTACAACCTGGTGGCAACGGAGGCAGCGGCTTGCAATTTTCCAATAACATTAACACTCCCTTCTGGAACGCCCCCGCTCCCGCGGCTTTAAATCCAGACAATACTGTTCGATCTAGTAATGATCTTTTTTCCTCCTCACAAGCACAGTATACAACACCTTCTCCGTCACCATTTCATGAAAAGAAACCCAATTCCAACAACTTTACCAAG GCCAATACTAATGAAGATGTTCAAGACTCAAGCTCATCCGTTGTAAAGAAAAGTAGCAGCAGCGCCGGTGAACCTGTATTCAAAAGAGCTCGAATTGAAACACCTTCACCCTTACCGACTTTTAAG GTTCGGAAAGAGAAGCTTGGGGACCGGGTCACTGCTCTCCAGCAATTGGTTTCACCTTTCGGAAAG acTGATACAGCTTCTGTCCTCCACGAAGCTATTGAGTACATCAAATTCCTCCACGATCAA GTTTTAAGTACTCCATATATGAAAAATGGAGCTCCCATGCAACAGCAACATGGTATTGATAAAATGAGGGAGGCCTCGGAAGGAGCAAAACAAGATCTACAAAGCCGAGGGCTGTGTTTGGTTCCAATTTCAAGCACATTCCCGGTTGCTAATGAGACCACCGCTGATTTTTGGACACCAACATTCGGAGCAACCTTCAGGTGA
- the LOC103446599 gene encoding transcription factor bHLH112 isoform X2 yields the protein MAEEFQAGICGGNSWWNSSRHVLVASPCSMGFNDHMGGFGYPNDMVDIKATRSSCGEINNSVSDDHDDGDHSKSIANFDQYQDVQKPDHDPTLQMLGFGLPSSLSSTHSDFNQALLVSRSSSGRGESNFHNPMLQEDMGLNAKLNTAALGDEESSSIINGFKPMNQDFSLDQLGSPSSSGFPISSSSSAANSYGFSSALMLQTLFDSVPVPQTQPQQSLFNNNHFSNDLFLSPSPTSNCWPPRYSPNSCLRPSSLPKQLQPGGNGGSGLQFSNNINTPFWNAPAPAALNPDNTVRSSNDLFSSSQAQYTTPSPSPFHEKKPNSNNFTKANTNEDVQDSSSSVVKKSSSSAGEPVFKRARIETPSPLPTFKVRKEKLGDRVTALQQLVSPFGKTDTASVLHEAIEYIKFLHDQVLSTPYMKNGAPMQQQHGIDKMREASEGAKQDLQSRGLCLVPISSTFPVANETTADFWTPTFGATFR from the exons ATGGCGGAGGAGTTTCAGGCCGGGATTTGTGGCGGCAACTCATGGTGGAATTCATCGAGACACGTGCTGGTGGCGTCGCCGTGTTCTATGGGTTTTAATGATCATATGGGGGGCTTCGGCTACCCCAACGACATGGTGGACATCAAGGCAACAAGGTCTTCCTGCGGTGAGATTAATAACTCGGTTTCTGATGATCATGACGATGGTGATCATAGTAAATCTATTGCTAATTTTGATCAATATCAAGATGTTCAAAAGCCTGATCATGATCCCACCTTGCAAATGCTAGGTTTTGGTCTTCCATCATCGTTATCTTCAACACACTCAGATTTTAACCAAGCTTTGCTCGT TAGTCGCAGTAGTAGCGGAAGAGGTGAGAGCAATTTTCATAATCCTATGCTCCAAGAAGATATGGGTTTGAATGCCAAGTTGAACACCGCCGCCTTAGGCGATGAAGAATCGTCTTCTATCATAAATGGTTTCAAGCCCATGAATCAAGATTTCTCTTTAGACCAATTAGGTTCACCATCATCTTCTGGCTTTCCTATAAGCTCATCATCTTCAGCTGCTAATTCTTATGGCTTCTCCTCAGCCTTAATGTTGCAAACTCTATTTGATTCTGTACCAGTACCTCAAACCCAACCCCAGCAATCACTTTTCAACAACAATCACTTTTCAAATGATTTGTTCTTATCACCTTCTCCTACTAGTAATTGTTGGCCGCCGAGATACTCTCCAAACAGTTGCCTCAGACCCTCGTCGCTTCCAAAGCAGTTACAACCTGGTGGCAACGGAGGCAGCGGCTTGCAATTTTCCAATAACATTAACACTCCCTTCTGGAACGCCCCCGCTCCCGCGGCTTTAAATCCAGACAATACTGTTCGATCTAGTAATGATCTTTTTTCCTCCTCACAAGCACAGTATACAACACCTTCTCCGTCACCATTTCATGAAAAGAAACCCAATTCCAACAACTTTACCAAG GCCAATACTAATGAAGATGTTCAAGACTCAAGCTCATCCGTTGTAAAGAAAAGTAGCAGCAGCGCCGGTGAACCTGTATTCAAAAGAGCTCGAATTGAAACACCTTCACCCTTACCGACTTTTAAG GTTCGGAAAGAGAAGCTTGGGGACCGGGTCACTGCTCTCCAGCAATTGGTTTCACCTTTCGGAAAG acTGATACAGCTTCTGTCCTCCACGAAGCTATTGAGTACATCAAATTCCTCCACGATCAA GTTTTAAGTACTCCATATATGAAAAATGGAGCTCCCATGCAACAGCAACATGGTATTGATAAAATGAGGGAGGCCTCGGAAGGAGCAAAACAAGATCTACAAAGCCGAGGGCTGTGTTTGGTTCCAATTTCAAGCACATTCCCGGTTGCTAATGAGACCACCGCTGATTTTTGGACACCAACATTCGGAGCAACCTTCAGGTGA
- the LOC114827482 gene encoding S-locus-specific glycoprotein S13-like yields MLESGTTKSQGKPSGGLPSANRDIPITGTGQVMAVSGEHGGLVIYDKDQNTRIWSANVTISSPNSSITAKLLDTGNLLVLENNGSSSETLLWQGFGYPTNTMLPFMKLGLNRRSGKFRFLTSWKSEDDPGIGSCSYRIDPGGFPQMFLQGSNSVVALELGPVRDGPDESIYFARMVIDESGTIEGSMWHDQARRRDKFWSAPVELCDFYGKCGPNSNCDPTNAHELSARAYPGSNPSCKMNGT; encoded by the exons ATGTTAGAGTCGGGTACAACAAAGTCCCAGGGAAAACCGTCGGGTGGGTTGCCAAGTGCCAACAGAGACATCCCTATCACTGGGACTGGACAAGTCATGGCGGTTAGTGGAGAGCATGGAGGCCTTGTTATTTATGATAAGGACCAAAATACCCGTATCTGGTCTGCTAACGTTACCATCTCTTCTCCCAATAGTTCCATCACAGCCAAGCTTTTGGATACGGGAAATCTTCTTGTGCTTGAAAACAATGGCAGTAGTAGCGAAACGTTGCTGTGGCAGGGCTTTGGTTATCCCACAAATACTATGCTTCCGTTTATGAAACTTGGGTTGAACCGGCGGTCCGGAAAGTTTCGGTTCCTGACATCTTGGAAATCTGAAGATGACCCGGGAATTGGGAGTTGTTCATATCGGATTGACCCAGGCGGTTTTCCTCAAATGTTTTTACAAGGGTCAAACTCCGTGGTGGCGCTGGAACTTGGACCAGTGAGAGATGGGCCG GATGAATCAATCTACTTTgcaagaatggtgattgatGAATCAGGAACCATCGAAGGGTCCATGTGGCACGATCAAGCGCGTCGAAGGGACAAGTTTTGGTCCGCCCCGGTTGAGCTGTGTGATTTCTATGGGAAGTGCGGTCCAAACAGCAACTGCGACCCGACCAATGCCCATGAGTTGAGTGCACGTGCCTACCCGGGTTCGAACCCAAGTTGCAAAATGAATGGAACTTGA
- the LOC103446600 gene encoding NAD(P)H dehydrogenase (quinone) FQR1-like, which translates to MATKVYIVYYSMYGHVARLAEEILKGVQSVEGVEAKLWQVPETLPAEVLGKMGAPPKSEVPVISPEELVEADGIIFGFPTRFGMMAAQFKAFFDSTGGLWRTQALAGKPAGIFYSTGSQGGGQETTPLTTITQLVHHGMLFVPIGYTSGAGMFEMEQVKGGSPYGAGTYAGDGTRQPSDLELETASHQGKYFAGIAKKLKGSA; encoded by the exons ATGGCTACCAAAGTCTACATTGT GTACTATTCTATGTACGGACATGTTGCCAGGTTGGCTGAAGAGATACTAAAAGGAGTTCAATCTGTCGAAGGAGTAGAAGCCAAACTGTGGCAG GTACCAGAAACACTGCCAGCAGAAGTTCTTGGAAAAATGGGTGCACCACCAAAGAGTGAAGTGCCTGTAATTTCACCTGAGGAACTTGTGGAGGCTGATGGGATAATCTTCGGTTTCCCTACCAGATTTGGAATGATGGCTGCACAGTTTAAAGCATTTTTCGATTCAACTGGAGGCTTATGGAGAACTCAAGCACTTGCTGGCAAGCCCGCTGGAATTTTCTACAGCACTGGATCTCAAGGTGGTGGACAAGAGACTACCCC CTTGACGACCATTACACAGCTTGTTCACCACGGAATGCTCTTTGTGCCTATCGGATACACGAGTGGAGCTGGCATGTTCGAGATGGAGCAGGTCAAGGGTGGAAGCCCCTATGGTGCGGGAACTTATGCTGGGGATGGCACAAGACAACCTTCTGATCTAGAACTAGAAACAGCTAGCCACCAGGGAAAGTACTTTGCTGGCATCGCAAAGAAGCTTAAGGGATCTGCCTAA